The genomic DNA atttcagtgtgaaagtaatgaatcctgatctagatttgtcctgattggTTGCATTTGTCAGTTTGatgtacagtatgaaaaataaaacatcaaaatatattttattattttctaattgtcttgaaaatatttgtaaaaatgttgcacaATCTGGATTTTGTAGAtgcatttttgatagatatacgtgccagTTCTCTAAAGACCAAAATATGTAGAGTGTTTGATAAAATTcccatgcattaaagggttaatcaAACACCTAAATCTGGAAATCagagaaattatttaaaaagtctTTATTAAATGGGCATTTTGAAAAGTATTTACAGGCAGATTTCTGTGTTCACAGGCAGGGCAGGGCATAAACCTGTCTGGTCTGATTTGTTACAGCACAATAAGTGAACAATGACAAGTATTTGATGCAAGATTAAAGGGTATTTCCATAAACTGCAGGTCATTTCAGATATCTTTCTTGAACAGTACAGTAAATTATGGTTTAagaggagttaaaaaaaaaaaaaaaagcagggagTTCCAGTCAGAAAAGGTAGTATTGCTCTTCATATATAGACACTGTATTGCAAGAGCCAGAGTAACTAGGTCAACTGACTTTACACTCCAAATAAAGTTGTCTTGTGTATGCCACTGGTGCTATGCACACTTTTTTTCTTAGgtttcaataaacattaaataatctcTTATAGGATATTCTGTACTCCAGTCTCAGAGGTGTTTTTCAGATGAACTTGAAGCCATACTTCATGGAAGTTTGACATTGCACCATCATTCAGTTAAAAACCTATCCACAACTTcattaattctctcataattccTCAAAACAACCTGAGTTCCTACAcaagtaaaaataaaagaaaatggttGACAGCAGATTTGTAGAGGAAATGAGGCAAGGGGAGCCAGCAAAATCTTTACTCCCCTTACATCACTTCCTTTGGTTCTTCCCAGCACAACAAATATTTACAGAAATAATTTTCCATTGGATTTTAATTAAAAGACACAGGTCTAAAAATGACTACCTTCTCAACTCATATAAAGGCATATagaaactgtttaaaaatgtgatttgCTGCACTCATTTAATTCTCTActggtttttgtttttattctttctctTTATGTAGAAAACAGGACAGCCAGAGGAAGACCAATGAGTAAAAcaacataagaaaaaaataaaataaccgtAAACAATAAAGAACTTAAATTCAGCATGAATTTCCACAATACCCTCACTGTTTGCTACCCATTTAAAAACATATGGTGATTAGCAGACCAAGCCAGTAATAAccaaaattaaaacaatgacaaaaacaacaaatacaaAAGCTCGGGAGGAACAGTGTTGAAGGGAGGTCTGAACAATTAGTGATATTTCTATTATTATTGCTGAAAGAAGCTGGTGCCTTATTCCATACTCTTGTTAGTTATAGCACATCCAGCTCTGCTTTTTCACCACTTGTCTTCTTCAAATGTCTTTTCAGAGGGGTTTTCACGGCTTGTTTAAATTACGTGATAGGCTGGCATCCAAAGTTGACTTAAGTGATAAAGGGAATATTGTTCTGCAGTTCtgctttgtttttctctattttctctcttttattttGAGGGCTGGGGGCTGACTTCACAGTGAGCAGTGTCCGGAAGCGAAGTCCTCATCACAGTGTAAAACTGGGGAATAAAACGTTCCCCATCCGCTCCTCTGTGTCGGGTTTCTTTCCCCCTTTTACATTCCACACACTGGCGCAAATGCCGTGCTGGATTTGAGAGGGTTTTATACTTATTTTGAAAAACATCCCACATCCTaaatattgataaaaaatatttgaatttcaaCCATCTTCTAGGAGCCCCAGCATCGCCTCTCCCTTCCTCCCAGGAAAGGCTGCTATTTCTATCTGCGCTGGTGAAAGCCTTGTGTACCATCTGGACCTGCTGGTTGTCGAACCACATTATTTCCTGGTCTGTTTTCCTCTGACAGTGTATGGCTGCTTCCACGCGGGGATCTGATTAAGGATAAACAATATGTTAAAGCACCCACTCATAAATGCCAAACTGAAAGCAAAATTATCCCAAAACTGTCTGATTAAAGGTattttccgggttcagtacaagttaagctcaatcgacacatttgtggcataatgttcattaccacaaaaaataattttaaatcgtACGTCCTAagcaaaaaaaagttacagtgagacacttacaatggaaatgaatggggcgaaattttagagggtttaacctcttcaactctggggcatttttgggctgtcgcctgcaatttttcacattcaAACTTAAAAACACACCATCTACATAttctgtggactaattgccacaCATTTTTCAGACCCCcccataataatattaaaaaaaaacaaacaaaaaaaaaaagactaaagactaaaaaattattcataaatattattagctgcttttccactatcgggccagtgcgaacCAGGGCTATTAACTGGCCAGCCgaggccaatagcctcggacctcgagttgcaagaccaaaattgatctgcgttcccaccatcgggccaataactcCGCAGAGTTGCccaaaaacccacccttaatacgcCGCTGCagtgccaacatcacacaccccgcccatttcacaagcaagatggaagatcaagctgaggtatcatgctATCAAGAATATCGAGTTTAAATCTAATGTTAACAGCAAGATGATTTAGCAtcgacaactcaccgactgtaactgccatggtgtcccgagtggtctctccactaataGCGGTACAATATCCCAGCACacatctatgaaagttcaccgatCTGAAATGTGGGTGGCGCTCTAACGTATTTTAGCcgtcacagatgtgctcgtccatagacatttagtataattttcagttcatgcaccaacCCCCATTGTTTCaccgaatatctcggcctctgagtggactagaagctcaatctatgtgtcattagaaagctgagatcatcTCATTGATGtacaacattttatcatcaatagtcgataacatttttctgatgatttgtttagcatgcttttcctgccgaatcgcatattttgttctggacatctaagatataaaattggattatttcacacaagcaagctcacagacaagtataaAATGGCTCAtttgtagaaaactgcctaaggtaaaagtagatgtaaagtttttagctatttggggcttacagcagcagtgatcggtgcataaaattgacgtttgtatttgaatgtcttacagatatcatatttcactttgtaaaATATTTCAacctgtggtattagggcaacaaaataaactatacagtcgcATTCCAGAGAATAAGATAataagctttcatttgatatatgtttTGTCTATTTAAAtactatttgaaagacttttaaattcaaatgaatatttctaccacatgacctcttaTTTGCGACAtggatgttttcaggccttattttgttattttatgcaaCAAATGTAGAAGTGGGAAAAAAAGTTcagattttaagctttcaaacaataccccatatacCTGACTTAAATATTCAGACACTTGAACATGTTAAGTGTAAACTTTCTTCGTCACATAGCGCCCCCTCTTGGGTCTGCAGAGCTGAAGAggttaaagtcagaaatgtgaaacttataattttataaaagcacttacattcatttttctgttaatattcatgtattaaatgtattaaaattcttacagtcgttttaaggttttggggtttgttgacattgtatcgtcatggcaacaaagttgtataaaggttatttataactatataggttattaagcaattttagcacattaaaatcatgttaaaacgcaTTTCgattatatcttgtggctatacttttgaaacagtttgtattttaatgtttacggattggccccattgttAGTGCCTTACTGGAACCCGGATTTTtgctctatttttatttttttattttaaaaggttgaaatacatttttgtgggaatcaatattatgcctcaaatgctgtcgactgagctaaaattgtattgaaccaggaatattcctttaaatgtatcaGCATTTTACCGGTCTAAATTGGATCTCTCCTGGGGCGTATCATCAGGAGTAGCACTGCCAAGGATTCTCTTCCTGGCTTCTGCGTATTCCGCCTCTCGCTGAGCTAAGGATTTTACTTGCGGTGAGGGTCGGGTCTGTGTCACAGATGATCCTAAGGATCCATTACTGGAGGGTCGCTTCAAAATACGAATCTGAGGTGGGGGTGCTGCAGGGAGGGAGTCATCCTGGATTACAATTGCTGTCCTCATTGGAGAGCGGCTTGAACTGCCACTTGAAAGTCTGATAGAGCATCAAAAAGATGATGAGTCAAACCGGCACATTAAGCAAAACATGGGCTTAAAGACTCAAGGATGGCTTGACATACCTCTCTTTCTGACGGATTCGAAGCTTTTCCTCTAGTCTTCTGTCCATTTCCTAAGTTCAAAGTCATCACAAAAGAAATTCACTCTTCAATTAGACACATACTGCATAAAGAAATCTTATAAAACAGTACGGGAGAGGTGCTTCAAGGAGGGGCCTCTGTAGCAACAGCAAGTTTTCAATTTCACAAAGTTATTTATACATCCTTAGTGCTGTGGCTAAATTAATGGTGGGGCCGAATTACAGTGCGGTGCTTGAGAAAGTAGACAATAAGAGGGCTTTTCTAAACAGAAACGTGTGGAAAAAAACAAATGGTGGAAATGTTTACAATGTGTAATGGCAGGTGTGTAGATGTCACTGACAAACCAATTTTGACATTAAAAGAACAAGTCTAGTGTTTTTAAAAAGTCCCCATGACCATGGACATGATAAAATAAAGCTcataaaataaatgaacattctctTGTGTCAAAAAGTTATGATGCctatagtttttattttctttgtacaTTTGCCCCATAGCAATTTCTCTTTTAGAAAGAAGGGAGCATATAAATCACATGAAAATAAACCATTTACTAAACAAGAGTAAAGAAAACAGTATATTAACTGATCCATACCAATTAACCTTTACTGGTTGTGATCACACGTGTAAATGACAAGATGTTGAGGGCACAAAATCTAATAAttagtaggggtgtgcagcggagccattatctgtatttgtatctgttcatatgacaaaattatctgtatctgtgtcTGTATTAGGATAGAACGGTTGTGGGTGGGACTTAAACTGGAtttgcgtcaaaactaaatgaaatgcccatttttaagtattactcttacatctatagtttctattaataaaatatgccttgtatatgccttttcataataatagcctaataataataataatattatacaattgtgggggcctgggtagctcagcgagtcttgacactgactaccactcctggagtcacgagttcaaatccagggggtgctgagtgactccaaccaggtctcctaagcaaccaaattggcccggttgctagggagggtagagtcacatggggtaacttccttgtggtcgcgattagtggttctcgctctcaatggggcacatggtgagttgtgtggatcgcggagaataacatcagcctccacatgctgtgagtctacaacgagccacgtgataagatgcacag from Myxocyprinus asiaticus isolate MX2 ecotype Aquarium Trade chromosome 29, UBuf_Myxa_2, whole genome shotgun sequence includes the following:
- the LOC127420100 gene encoding SUZ domain-containing protein 1 isoform X2 translates to MKEMDRRLEEKLRIRQKERLSSGSSSRSPMRTAIVIQDDSLPAAPPPQIRILKRPSSNGSLGSSVTQTRPSPQVKSLAQREAEYAEARKRILGSATPDDTPQERSNLDRSPRGSSHTLSEENRPGNNVVRQPAGPDGTQGFHQRR
- the LOC127420100 gene encoding SUZ domain-containing protein 1 isoform X1 — its product is MDDEEVAESWEEAADSGEMDRRLEEKLRIRQKERLSSGSSSRSPMRTAIVIQDDSLPAAPPPQIRILKRPSSNGSLGSSVTQTRPSPQVKSLAQREAEYAEARKRILGSATPDDTPQERSNLDRSPRGSSHTLSEENRPGNNVVRQPAGPDGTQGFHQRR